The Sphingosinithalassobacter sp. CS137 genome includes a region encoding these proteins:
- the gap gene encoding type I glyceraldehyde-3-phosphate dehydrogenase has protein sequence MTKVAINGFGRIGRLVARAILERPDCGLELVTINDLADAKSNAWLFSRDSVHGKYPGEVSAEGNDLVIDGKRITVTAERDPANLPHGKNGVDLVLECTGFFTKRADAQKHIDAGAKKVLISAPGKEVDLTVVYGVNHDKLTAEHKIVSNASCTTNCLAPVAKVLNDAIGIERGLMTTIHAYTNDQKILDQIHDDLRRARAAAMSMIPTTTGAARAVGEVLPELKGKLDGSAVRVPVPDGSLVDLTFTPKRDTTKEEVNKLLKEAAESGPLKGVLHYTDEPLVSIDIVHTPYSSTVDSLETAVIDGKLVRVVSWYDNEWGFSNRMVDTAAAMAKLG, from the coding sequence ATGACGAAGGTTGCAATCAACGGGTTCGGGCGGATCGGACGCCTGGTGGCGCGTGCGATCCTGGAGCGCCCCGATTGCGGGCTGGAGCTCGTCACGATCAACGATCTCGCCGATGCCAAGTCCAATGCATGGCTGTTCTCGCGCGACAGCGTTCACGGGAAATATCCGGGCGAGGTGAGTGCCGAAGGCAACGACCTCGTGATCGACGGCAAGCGCATCACGGTGACCGCCGAGCGCGATCCCGCGAATCTGCCGCACGGCAAGAACGGCGTCGATCTGGTGCTCGAATGCACCGGCTTCTTCACCAAGCGTGCTGATGCGCAGAAGCATATCGACGCCGGTGCGAAGAAGGTCCTGATCTCGGCGCCGGGCAAGGAAGTCGATCTCACCGTCGTCTATGGCGTCAATCACGACAAGCTGACCGCGGAGCATAAGATCGTTTCGAACGCATCGTGCACCACCAACTGCCTGGCGCCCGTCGCCAAGGTGCTGAACGATGCGATCGGCATCGAGCGCGGCCTGATGACGACGATCCACGCCTATACGAACGATCAGAAGATCCTCGATCAGATCCACGACGACCTGCGCCGCGCACGTGCCGCCGCGATGTCGATGATCCCGACCACCACCGGCGCGGCGCGCGCGGTGGGCGAGGTTCTGCCCGAGCTGAAGGGCAAGCTCGACGGATCGGCCGTTCGCGTGCCCGTTCCCGATGGCAGCCTGGTCGACCTCACGTTCACGCCGAAGCGCGACACGACCAAGGAAGAAGTCAACAAGCTGCTGAAGGAAGCGGCGGAGAGCGGGCCTCTGAAGGGCGTGCTGCACTATACCGACGAGCCGCTCGTCTCGATCGATATCGTCCACACGCCGTACAGCTCGACGGTCGACAGCCTCGAAACCGCAGTGATCGACGGCAAGCTCGTTCGCGTCGTCAGCTGGTACGACAATGAATGGGGCTTCTCGAACCGAATGGTCGACACCGCCGCCGCGATGGCCAAGCTGGGCTGA
- a CDS encoding cell division protein ZapA: MAEVQVSIAGRSYTVSCRDGEEPHLRQLEEVLARHAPTAQRASGGLSGERTLLYLALILADLIDEAERNPPGGVSPVLLDRVADRLEAVAAALEEDAPAS, from the coding sequence ATGGCCGAAGTCCAGGTCAGCATCGCCGGTCGCAGCTACACCGTCTCCTGCCGGGACGGCGAGGAACCCCATCTGCGACAGCTGGAGGAAGTGCTCGCCCGCCACGCGCCGACCGCGCAGCGCGCCTCCGGAGGACTCAGCGGCGAACGGACCCTGCTCTATCTCGCGCTCATTCTCGCCGACCTGATCGACGAGGCCGAGCGCAATCCGCCCGGGGGCGTTTCGCCGGTGCTGCTCGATCGCGTCGCCGATCGGCTCGAAGCCGTTGCCGCGGCACTTGAGGAGGACGCCCCGGCATCCTAG
- a CDS encoding L,D-transpeptidase, translating to MRTIAILAALSTLAVAVPGATQNTAPTAQTLRQRTDRIDFDVLHAQVILDHLGYSPGVLDGRRGMSFVNALEGFQESRGIEVTGELDRATIRALRPFRAVRPVKRLTLTEGALSGPYVANMPESPEEQARLDRLGYRSPMEKLAEMFHTTPRVLLELNSPDTRLAPGEPVLFPNALPTSRDYPSNLPQEWRDTLSDLNVDASQPEAARIVVDKSDGVLRVFDESDRLVAQFTATMGSEHDPLPIGRWEIVGEAYNPPFNYNPELFWDVSDSEAEVTLPPGPNGPVGVVWIDLSKEHYGIHGTAEPTTIGRAQSHGCIRLTNWDAARLALMVAPGTPAVFQE from the coding sequence GTGCGGACGATCGCGATCCTTGCTGCGCTGAGCACTCTTGCCGTGGCCGTTCCTGGCGCCACGCAAAACACCGCCCCCACTGCGCAAACGCTCCGCCAACGCACGGATCGGATCGATTTCGACGTCCTCCATGCGCAGGTGATCCTCGATCACCTCGGCTACTCCCCCGGTGTGCTCGACGGGCGCCGGGGGATGTCGTTCGTGAATGCGCTCGAGGGATTTCAGGAATCGCGGGGCATCGAAGTAACGGGCGAACTCGATCGTGCGACGATCCGGGCGCTGCGGCCGTTCCGCGCGGTGCGGCCGGTGAAGCGGCTGACGCTTACCGAGGGCGCGCTGAGCGGCCCCTATGTCGCGAACATGCCCGAATCGCCCGAGGAACAGGCGCGGCTCGACCGGCTGGGCTATCGCTCGCCGATGGAGAAGCTGGCCGAGATGTTCCACACCACGCCGCGCGTGCTGCTCGAGCTCAACTCGCCCGACACGCGGCTCGCGCCCGGTGAGCCGGTGCTGTTCCCCAACGCACTTCCGACCTCGCGCGACTATCCCTCGAATCTTCCTCAGGAGTGGCGCGACACGCTGAGCGACCTGAACGTCGATGCCAGTCAACCCGAAGCGGCGCGGATCGTCGTCGACAAATCGGATGGCGTGCTGCGCGTCTTCGACGAGAGCGACCGCCTGGTCGCACAGTTCACCGCGACGATGGGCAGCGAGCATGATCCCTTGCCGATCGGCCGTTGGGAGATCGTGGGCGAAGCCTATAATCCGCCCTTCAACTATAATCCCGAACTGTTCTGGGACGTGAGCGACAGCGAGGCGGAAGTCACTCTGCCGCCCGGGCCGAACGGTCCCGTCGGTGTGGTGTGGATCGATCTCTCCAAGGAGCATTACGGCATCCACGGCACCGCCGAGCCCACCACGATCGGCCGCGCCCAGAGCCACGGCTGTATCCGGCTCACCAACTGGGATGCAGCGCGTCTCGCGCTGATGGTCGCTCCCGGCACGCCGGCGGTGTTCCAGGAGTGA
- a CDS encoding phosphoglycerate kinase, which produces MTRSFKTLDDMGDIAGKRVLVREDLNVPMADGEVTDDTRLRATVPTVTELADRGAIVVLLAHFGRPKGVRQPELSLALLTRPYTVLLGREVRFIDDQGAADVIATMEPGQIGILENTRFDPGEEKNATETVERLAALGDLYVNDAFSAAHRAHASTEGLAHVLPAFAGRQMEAELDALDKALGNPEHPVAAVVGGAKVSTKLDVLEHLVVKVDHLIIGGGMANTFLAARGVDVGKSLCEHDLTGTAEAILDAADKAGCTVHLPYDVVVAKEFAANPQSLRTCNVHEVAADEMILDVGPAATEALADVLKTCRTLVWNGPLGAFETPPFDAATIALAKTAAALTKEGTLVSVAGGGDTVAALNQAGVADDFSFVSTAGGAFLEWMEGKELPGVAALTR; this is translated from the coding sequence ATGACCCGCAGTTTCAAAACACTCGACGACATGGGAGATATCGCGGGCAAGCGCGTGCTGGTGCGCGAGGATCTGAACGTCCCGATGGCGGACGGCGAGGTCACCGACGACACGCGCCTGCGCGCCACGGTTCCCACCGTGACCGAACTGGCCGATCGCGGTGCGATTGTCGTTCTGCTCGCGCATTTCGGTCGGCCGAAGGGCGTGCGGCAGCCGGAACTGTCGCTCGCGCTGCTCACGCGGCCCTATACGGTGCTGCTCGGCCGAGAGGTTCGGTTCATCGACGATCAGGGCGCGGCGGACGTGATCGCAACGATGGAACCGGGGCAGATCGGCATACTCGAGAATACGCGCTTCGATCCGGGCGAGGAGAAGAATGCGACCGAGACGGTCGAGCGGCTCGCCGCGCTCGGGGACCTGTATGTCAACGACGCCTTTTCGGCTGCGCATCGCGCCCATGCGTCGACCGAGGGGCTGGCGCATGTGCTGCCCGCCTTCGCCGGACGGCAGATGGAAGCCGAGCTGGATGCGCTCGACAAGGCGCTCGGCAATCCCGAGCATCCGGTCGCGGCCGTGGTCGGCGGGGCCAAGGTCTCGACCAAGCTGGACGTGCTCGAGCATCTCGTCGTCAAGGTCGATCACCTCATCATCGGCGGCGGGATGGCGAATACCTTCCTCGCCGCGCGCGGCGTGGATGTCGGCAAATCGCTGTGCGAACATGACCTGACCGGGACCGCCGAAGCGATCCTCGATGCCGCCGACAAGGCAGGATGCACGGTGCACCTGCCCTATGATGTGGTGGTCGCGAAGGAATTCGCCGCCAACCCCCAATCGCTGCGCACCTGCAACGTGCACGAGGTGGCCGCGGACGAGATGATCCTCGACGTCGGCCCGGCCGCGACCGAGGCGCTGGCGGACGTGCTCAAGACGTGCCGCACGCTCGTGTGGAACGGACCACTGGGCGCATTCGAGACGCCGCCGTTCGACGCGGCGACCATCGCTCTGGCCAAGACCGCAGCGGCACTGACCAAGGAAGGGACGCTTGTTTCGGTGGCCGGCGGGGGCGACACGGTGGCGGCGCTCAACCAGGCCGGCGTGGCGGACGATTTCAGCTTCGTCTCGACTGCCGGCGGCGCCTTCCTCGAATGGATGGAAGGCAAGGAGCTGCCCGGCGTCGCGGCGCTCACGCGCTGA
- the tkt gene encoding transketolase yields MTVSFADRANAIRALAMDAVEAANSGHPGMPMGMADVATVLFERFLKFDPADPHWADRDRFVLSAGHGSMLLYALLNLSGYARPTLDDIRNFRQVGSPCAGHPENFELPGVECTTGPLGQGVAMAVGMAIAERHLNAAFGEALVDHRTWVIAGDGCLMEGINHEAIGLAGHLKLGRLIVLWDDNNITIDGPTHLSTSEDIPARYAATGWHVVECDGHDEASVASALEAARDDDRPSLVRCRTVIGKGAPTKAGTSGSHGSPLGAEEIAGAREALGWPYPAFEIPDRVREAWLATGQRAAEPHAGWKERLASHSDRAEFARRMAGDLPADFSLDDYVAGLLADPKKVATRKASEMALEAVNAGVPETIGGSADLTGSNNTKTKALQPLTAEDYSGRYLYYGIREFGMAAAMNGMALHGGVIPYGGTFLVFSDYARPAIRLSALQHARVAYVMTHDSIGLGEDGPTHQPIEHLMSLRLIPNLDVYRPCDTVETAECWALALERKDGPSLLALSRQNLPQLRTEAAENRCARGAYRLRSAETGRQVVLIASGSEVETAVQARDLLEAQGIGADVVSMPCWERFDAQPQSYRDDILPPGVLRVSIEAGTTMGWERYTGSEGLRFGLDRFGASGPALRLFEHFGLTAAAIVPQILERLKA; encoded by the coding sequence ATGACCGTTTCCTTCGCCGACCGAGCCAACGCGATTCGCGCGCTTGCGATGGACGCCGTCGAGGCAGCGAACTCGGGGCACCCCGGTATGCCGATGGGCATGGCGGACGTCGCCACGGTCCTTTTCGAGCGGTTCCTGAAATTCGATCCCGCAGACCCCCATTGGGCCGATCGCGACCGGTTCGTCCTGTCGGCGGGGCATGGCTCGATGCTGCTCTACGCGTTGCTGAATCTCTCCGGCTACGCGCGGCCGACTCTCGACGACATTCGCAACTTCCGTCAGGTCGGCAGCCCCTGCGCCGGGCATCCGGAAAATTTCGAGCTTCCCGGTGTCGAGTGCACGACGGGGCCGCTGGGGCAGGGCGTTGCCATGGCCGTCGGCATGGCGATCGCCGAGCGGCATCTGAACGCAGCGTTCGGCGAAGCGCTCGTCGATCACCGCACTTGGGTGATCGCCGGCGACGGCTGCCTGATGGAAGGCATCAACCATGAGGCGATCGGGCTGGCCGGCCATTTGAAGCTCGGTCGGCTGATCGTGCTGTGGGACGACAACAACATCACGATCGACGGGCCAACGCACCTGTCGACCAGCGAGGACATTCCCGCCCGCTATGCCGCCACCGGCTGGCATGTCGTCGAATGCGATGGGCATGACGAAGCGAGCGTCGCCAGCGCACTCGAAGCCGCACGCGACGACGATCGGCCGTCGCTCGTTCGCTGCCGTACGGTGATCGGCAAGGGCGCGCCGACCAAGGCGGGCACGTCGGGCTCGCATGGTTCACCGCTCGGCGCCGAGGAAATCGCCGGGGCCCGCGAGGCTCTGGGGTGGCCCTATCCCGCGTTCGAGATCCCCGATCGGGTTCGCGAGGCCTGGCTGGCAACAGGCCAGCGCGCTGCCGAACCGCATGCCGGGTGGAAGGAGCGGCTCGCGTCTCATTCGGATCGTGCCGAATTCGCGCGCCGGATGGCAGGCGACCTGCCGGCCGATTTCAGCCTGGACGATTATGTCGCCGGGCTGCTCGCCGATCCGAAGAAGGTCGCCACACGCAAGGCTTCCGAAATGGCGCTCGAAGCGGTTAACGCCGGAGTGCCCGAGACGATCGGCGGTTCTGCGGACCTCACCGGATCGAACAACACCAAGACCAAGGCGCTGCAGCCACTGACCGCCGAGGATTATTCCGGCCGCTATCTCTATTATGGCATCCGCGAGTTCGGCATGGCCGCCGCGATGAACGGCATGGCGCTGCACGGCGGCGTCATTCCCTATGGCGGCACGTTCCTTGTCTTCTCCGATTATGCGCGGCCCGCGATTCGGCTTTCGGCGCTCCAGCATGCGCGTGTCGCCTATGTGATGACGCATGACTCGATCGGGCTCGGCGAAGATGGGCCGACGCACCAGCCGATCGAACATCTGATGAGCCTGCGCCTCATCCCCAATCTCGACGTCTACCGTCCGTGCGACACGGTGGAGACCGCCGAGTGCTGGGCGCTGGCGCTCGAGCGCAAGGACGGGCCTTCGCTGCTCGCGCTGTCGCGGCAGAACCTGCCGCAGCTTCGCACCGAAGCGGCGGAGAACCGCTGCGCCCGGGGCGCCTATCGGCTGCGCTCGGCTGAAACCGGGCGACAGGTGGTGCTGATCGCCTCGGGTTCCGAGGTCGAAACGGCGGTGCAGGCGCGCGATTTGCTCGAAGCCCAAGGCATCGGTGCCGACGTCGTCTCGATGCCCTGCTGGGAGCGATTCGACGCGCAACCGCAGAGCTACCGCGACGATATCCTGCCGCCCGGCGTCCTGCGGGTTTCGATCGAAGCGGGAACGACAATGGGTTGGGAGCGCTACACCGGGAGCGAGGGGCTGCGGTTCGGGCTCGACCGCTTCGGCGCCTCGGGGCCGGCACTGCGGCTCTTCGAACATTTCGGCCTCACGGCCGCGGCGATCGTGCCGCAGATCCTCGAACGACTCAAAGCCTAG
- the thiE gene encoding thiamine phosphate synthase, producing the protein MTVDPADDDTLFDPNALEGFADHFQRDDGRAPCQLYLISPLEVGGSFPERLARALDAGPVAAFQFRVKGIDQHQAARLAEPLQAICAEREVAFIVNDSVSLAKRLGADGVHLGQGDGDPREARSILGPAAQIGVTCHDSRHLAMEAGEAGADYVAFGSFFPTTTKEVRHRPDPSILNWWSALFELPCVAIGGITPENAPPLIAAGADFLAVCGGVWSGDEAAAVRAFTKLMES; encoded by the coding sequence ATGACGGTTGATCCCGCAGACGATGACACGCTGTTCGATCCGAACGCACTGGAGGGGTTCGCGGACCATTTTCAGCGCGATGACGGGCGCGCGCCGTGTCAGCTCTATCTGATCTCGCCGCTCGAGGTCGGCGGCAGCTTTCCCGAGCGCCTCGCGCGCGCGCTCGATGCCGGCCCGGTGGCGGCGTTCCAGTTTCGCGTGAAGGGAATCGACCAGCACCAGGCGGCGCGGCTCGCCGAGCCGCTGCAGGCGATCTGCGCCGAGAGGGAAGTGGCCTTCATCGTCAACGACAGCGTGAGCCTCGCCAAGCGCTTGGGCGCCGACGGCGTGCATCTGGGGCAGGGGGATGGCGACCCGCGCGAGGCGCGGTCGATCCTCGGCCCGGCGGCGCAGATCGGCGTGACCTGTCACGACAGCCGCCACCTCGCGATGGAAGCGGGCGAGGCGGGCGCCGATTATGTCGCCTTCGGGAGCTTCTTCCCGACGACTACCAAGGAGGTCCGGCACCGGCCCGATCCGTCGATCCTCAACTGGTGGTCCGCGCTGTTCGAGCTGCCGTGCGTGGCGATCGGCGGGATCACTCCGGAGAACGCTCCGCCGCTGATCGCTGCCGGTGCCGATTTTCTGGCGGTGTGTGGCGGCGTGTGGAGCGGCGACGAGGCGGCTGCGGTGCGCGCCTTCACCAAGCTGATGGAGAGCTGA
- a CDS encoding M23 family metallopeptidase, with the protein MKRFGWALLLIAAVIGLGFVSMIRFETTPSAREKSPQVPQVTPLLETEPEIVETASRRLEPLPDMPLGQIVGERAPLLAGPPPPLQVPVAGIDVGDLRSNWGDARDGGERLHTGLDIMAPSGTPVVAATDGIIEKLFLSEGGGGITLYLRSADRNWLLYYAHLGGYAPGIAEGQRVRAGEPLGFVGDTGNAAPGNHHLHFGVSHMQPGERWHQGTPVDPYPLLAAIPAGG; encoded by the coding sequence ATGAAAAGGTTCGGCTGGGCCCTTCTGCTGATCGCGGCCGTCATCGGCCTGGGGTTTGTTTCGATGATACGCTTCGAAACGACTCCATCGGCGCGGGAGAAATCGCCTCAGGTGCCACAGGTGACGCCGCTGCTGGAGACGGAGCCGGAGATCGTGGAGACTGCGTCGCGCCGGCTCGAGCCGCTTCCCGACATGCCGCTCGGTCAGATTGTCGGGGAGAGGGCGCCGCTGCTCGCCGGCCCCCCGCCGCCGCTGCAGGTCCCGGTGGCCGGCATCGACGTCGGCGATCTGCGCAGCAACTGGGGCGACGCACGCGACGGCGGCGAGCGGCTGCATACCGGGCTCGACATCATGGCGCCGAGCGGAACGCCGGTGGTCGCCGCGACGGACGGCATTATCGAGAAGCTCTTTCTGAGCGAAGGCGGTGGCGGGATCACGCTCTATCTCCGCTCCGCGGACCGGAACTGGCTGCTCTACTACGCGCATCTGGGCGGCTATGCCCCGGGGATTGCCGAGGGGCAGCGGGTCCGCGCGGGCGAACCGCTCGGCTTCGTCGGAGACACCGGCAATGCGGCGCCGGGCAATCATCACCTGCACTTCGGCGTTTCCCACATGCAGCCCGGCGAGCGCTGGCATCAGGGCACACCGGTCGATCCCTATCCTCTGCTTGCGGCCATCCCGGCCGGCGGCTAA
- the efp gene encoding elongation factor P, which translates to MKISGVDIRPGNIIEYEGGIWRAVKIQHTQPGKGGAYMQVEMKNLIDGRKNNVRFRSAETVERVRLDTKDFQFLFAEGDMLTFMDKETYEQISLPRDLLGDAAAFLQDGMDVVMELYDEKPISVQLPDQIEAEVVEADAVVKGQTASSSYKPAVLDNGVRVMVPPHIASGTRIVVDVYEQTYVRRAD; encoded by the coding sequence ATGAAGATCAGCGGCGTGGACATCCGTCCCGGCAACATCATCGAATATGAAGGCGGCATCTGGCGCGCGGTGAAGATCCAGCATACCCAGCCCGGCAAGGGCGGTGCCTATATGCAGGTCGAGATGAAGAACCTCATCGACGGCCGCAAGAACAACGTCCGGTTCCGTTCGGCCGAAACGGTCGAGCGCGTCCGCCTCGACACCAAGGATTTCCAGTTCCTGTTCGCCGAAGGCGACATGCTGACGTTCATGGACAAGGAAACGTACGAGCAGATCAGCCTGCCGCGCGACCTTTTGGGCGACGCCGCCGCTTTCCTGCAGGACGGCATGGACGTGGTGATGGAGCTGTACGACGAAAAGCCGATCAGCGTGCAGCTGCCCGACCAGATCGAAGCCGAAGTGGTCGAGGCCGATGCGGTAGTGAAGGGCCAGACGGCGTCTTCGTCCTACAAGCCGGCCGTGCTCGACAATGGCGTGCGCGTGATGGTTCCGCCACATATCGCCTCGGGAACCCGCATCGTCGTCGACGTGTACGAGCAAACCTACGTCCGCCGGGCGGATTGA
- a CDS encoding DUF72 domain-containing protein — MQNSVCSAVRVGCSGWMYRHWRGAFYPEELPVKRWFDFYAEQFDTVEINNSFYRLPRPEVFAQWRAQAPPGFRFAVKANRYLTQAKRLKDPEEPIARMTTAVAPLADTLGPILYQLPPHMSVDLPRLEQFLRQLPENTAHVLEFRHKSWFTDSALALLERFGASFCAHDMPQSESPRWAAGPVAYVRFHGGTGKYSGRYPDERLLDWADWMATQRRAGRSVWAYFNNDAEADAVQDALTLKAMLRQASA, encoded by the coding sequence ATGCAAAACTCCGTGTGCAGCGCCGTCCGCGTCGGCTGCTCGGGCTGGATGTATCGTCACTGGCGCGGCGCCTTCTACCCCGAGGAGCTGCCGGTCAAGCGATGGTTCGACTTCTATGCCGAGCAGTTCGATACGGTCGAGATCAACAACAGCTTCTATCGCCTGCCCCGGCCGGAGGTGTTCGCCCAGTGGCGTGCGCAGGCGCCGCCCGGCTTCCGCTTCGCGGTCAAGGCGAACCGCTATCTCACCCAGGCCAAGAGGCTGAAGGATCCCGAGGAGCCGATCGCGCGGATGACCACCGCGGTGGCGCCGCTCGCCGATACGCTCGGACCGATTCTCTACCAGCTGCCGCCGCACATGTCGGTGGACCTGCCCCGGCTCGAGCAGTTTCTGAGGCAGTTGCCCGAAAACACCGCGCATGTGCTCGAATTCCGGCACAAGAGCTGGTTCACCGACTCGGCGCTGGCGCTGCTCGAGCGTTTCGGCGCTTCGTTCTGCGCGCACGACATGCCGCAATCGGAAAGTCCCCGCTGGGCTGCGGGGCCGGTCGCCTATGTCCGCTTCCACGGCGGCACGGGCAAATACAGCGGTCGGTATCCGGACGAACGGCTGCTCGACTGGGCCGACTGGATGGCGACCCAGCGCCGCGCCGGGCGCAGCGTCTGGGCCTACTTCAACAATGATGCCGAAGCAGATGCCGTGCAGGATGCGCTCACCCTGAAGGCGATGCTCCGGCAGGCATCGGCCTGA
- a CDS encoding MOSC domain-containing protein, translating to MSQLAGIARHDRPRGPIELIESVEVTVDGGLDGDFRGVVRPGGKGRRQVSLIEAGDWDKAMAETGHSLPWWHRRANLLVADFDLPQAEGTRLRIGADVVLEVTQECDPCSRMEEIVPGLQAALTPDWRGGALAKVIVGGTIRIGDSIRIEE from the coding sequence GTGTCCCAGCTCGCCGGCATCGCCCGCCACGATCGTCCCCGCGGCCCGATCGAACTGATCGAGTCGGTCGAGGTGACGGTCGACGGCGGGCTTGATGGCGATTTCCGCGGAGTCGTTCGCCCCGGCGGCAAGGGGCGACGCCAAGTCTCGCTGATCGAGGCCGGCGACTGGGACAAGGCCATGGCGGAAACCGGCCATTCGCTGCCGTGGTGGCATCGCCGCGCCAATCTGCTGGTTGCGGATTTCGATTTGCCGCAGGCCGAAGGCACGCGTCTGCGCATCGGCGCGGACGTCGTGCTCGAAGTCACCCAGGAATGCGATCCTTGCAGCCGGATGGAGGAAATCGTCCCCGGGCTGCAGGCGGCGCTGACCCCCGACTGGCGCGGCGGCGCGCTAGCGAAGGTGATCGTCGGCGGCACGATCCGCATCGGCGACTCAATCAGGATCGAAGAATGA
- a CDS encoding DUF2842 domain-containing protein, translating to MSTEVEPNWRKPVGMLAVLLLIFAWVVIVASFSAEIGALPWPLQMLIYVVLGIAWIFPAAPVLRWMETGRFRR from the coding sequence ATGAGCACGGAAGTCGAACCGAACTGGCGCAAACCCGTGGGAATGCTCGCAGTGCTGCTGCTCATCTTCGCATGGGTCGTGATCGTGGCGAGCTTCTCGGCGGAAATCGGCGCGCTGCCGTGGCCGCTGCAGATGCTGATCTATGTGGTGCTGGGGATCGCCTGGATCTTCCCGGCGGCGCCTGTCCTGCGCTGGATGGAGACCGGCCGCTTCCGGCGGTGA
- a CDS encoding 5-formyltetrahydrofolate cyclo-ligase, which yields MRKRLRALRRDFVLAGGVPPIEFPELLERHIAPGTIVASYLPTRFEAEPRKIAEHARALGASLALPHVDSLAEPMRFLAWAPGDPLEPNAFGIEQPASTAEERAPDIILAPLLGFDDALHRLGQGGGFYDRAFARFDRALRIGIAWSVQQLPDVPREAWDMPLHAVITERGLIGRNSIA from the coding sequence ATGCGCAAGCGACTGCGCGCGCTGCGACGCGATTTCGTGCTTGCGGGCGGAGTGCCGCCGATCGAATTTCCCGAGCTGCTCGAACGGCACATCGCTCCGGGCACGATCGTAGCGAGCTACCTGCCGACCCGCTTCGAAGCCGAGCCACGGAAGATCGCGGAGCATGCCCGCGCGCTCGGTGCCAGCCTGGCCCTTCCCCATGTCGACTCATTAGCCGAGCCGATGCGGTTTCTCGCCTGGGCGCCGGGCGATCCGCTCGAGCCCAATGCGTTCGGAATCGAGCAACCGGCGAGTACGGCCGAGGAACGCGCTCCGGACATCATCCTTGCGCCACTCCTCGGTTTCGACGATGCGCTGCACCGGCTGGGACAGGGCGGCGGCTTCTACGACCGCGCCTTCGCCCGGTTCGACCGCGCGCTGCGCATCGGAATCGCCTGGTCGGTCCAGCAACTACCCGACGTCCCGCGAGAAGCGTGGGACATGCCGCTCCATGCGGTCATCACCGAGCGGGGTCTCATCGGCAGGAATTCGATAGCATGA
- a CDS encoding fructose bisphosphate aldolase: MNYDAMKQKIAKGDGFIAALDQSGGSTPKALRGYGIEESEYSGDDEMFALIHKMRSRIISSPAFTGDKVIGAILFEKTMDGSVEGKPTPSALIDKGIVPFIKIDKGLETEANGVQMMKPMPELDALLARAKGLGVFGTKERSVVNLANAEGIAAIVKQQFEVGRRVLAAGLMPILEPEVSIKSPERAEADAILRDEIMKNLDSMPGDDQVMLKLSLPANAGLYDPLVDHPRVLRVVALSGGYSRSEACAELAKNRGMIASFSRALLEELRAQMSDAEFDKALGEAIDEIYTASTQKV; the protein is encoded by the coding sequence ATGAACTACGACGCAATGAAACAGAAGATCGCAAAGGGCGACGGCTTTATCGCGGCGCTCGACCAGAGCGGCGGGTCGACCCCGAAGGCGCTGCGCGGCTATGGGATCGAGGAAAGCGAATATTCCGGCGACGACGAGATGTTCGCGTTGATCCACAAGATGCGCAGCCGCATCATCAGCTCGCCCGCCTTTACCGGTGACAAGGTGATCGGTGCGATTCTGTTCGAGAAGACGATGGACGGAAGCGTCGAGGGCAAGCCGACGCCGTCCGCGCTGATCGACAAGGGCATCGTTCCCTTCATCAAGATCGACAAGGGCCTCGAAACCGAAGCCAACGGCGTCCAGATGATGAAGCCGATGCCGGAGCTGGATGCGTTGCTCGCCCGCGCCAAGGGGCTGGGCGTGTTCGGCACCAAGGAGCGGTCGGTGGTCAACCTCGCCAATGCCGAGGGGATCGCCGCGATCGTGAAGCAGCAGTTCGAAGTGGGCCGTCGGGTGCTCGCCGCCGGTCTGATGCCGATCCTGGAGCCCGAAGTGAGCATCAAGAGCCCCGAACGCGCCGAGGCCGACGCAATTCTGCGCGACGAGATTATGAAGAATCTCGATTCGATGCCGGGCGACGATCAGGTGATGCTCAAGCTGTCGCTGCCCGCGAACGCGGGTCTGTATGATCCGCTCGTCGATCATCCGCGCGTGCTGCGCGTGGTGGCGTTGTCGGGCGGCTACAGCCGGTCCGAGGCATGCGCCGAACTGGCGAAGAATCGCGGCATGATCGCGAGCTTCAGCCGCGCTCTGCTCGAGGAGCTTCGCGCGCAGATGAGCGATGCCGAGTTCGACAAGGCGCTCGGCGAGGCGATCGACGAGATCTACACCGCGTCGACCCAAAAGGTCTGA